Proteins encoded together in one Pseudomonadota bacterium window:
- the recD gene encoding exodeoxyribonuclease V subunit alpha, whose amino-acid sequence MDQKLNFNALDRYFGSLISRLADKTDPEIRTAAELVSLATREGHGCIDLREWAGQQIRGAGGVDVCLPDFDVWHEKIANSVVAGSGTELVTPLVLENERLYLRRYWEYEEEIVSFLLQRGSRGDFGDGDGAPHEILNRLFPDEGGEFRWHRLAALSALRRSVTCIIGGPGTGKTTAVAGIMALLVECSGDCGMRIALTAPTGKAVMRLQESIAKSLSLLDSPSHFRSRIPVRATTIHRLLGVIRDAPNFRYHGDNRLPYDLVVVDEASMVDLPLMAKLVRALPEQCRLVLLGDRDQLSSVEPGAVFGDICCRSMMNCFSRSFISEATILAKTDDLDLSGQEKGGLADSLVGLRRGFRFAAESGVGRLARAVNVGNGDEVLRLAHDEECPEIIWRECTNPDQIESLLREILREIWWNTSEQSLPGELLASLGKFQILCALRNGPFGVAGINAFVRKSVVGNLTLSGKMNYHQAQPIMVSRNDYQLELFNGDTGVVARDPGHHEHLRAFFRASEGVRSVSLLSLPPHESCYAMTVHKSQGSEFDRVILVMPDKKSPVLTRELVYTAVSRAREKIEIWGSEDVLRVALDAVTSRRGGLQEKLWGDDCAR is encoded by the coding sequence ATGGATCAAAAATTGAATTTTAATGCTCTCGACCGTTATTTTGGAAGTCTTATTTCCAGGCTTGCGGATAAAACAGACCCCGAAATCCGAACGGCTGCTGAGCTGGTCAGTCTGGCAACCCGGGAAGGTCATGGTTGTATAGATCTCCGGGAATGGGCCGGACAGCAAATCAGGGGGGCTGGAGGAGTGGATGTTTGCCTCCCTGATTTCGACGTTTGGCACGAGAAAATTGCCAATTCGGTCGTTGCCGGAAGCGGCACGGAACTCGTAACCCCGCTGGTGCTTGAGAATGAGCGGCTTTATCTCAGACGATATTGGGAATACGAAGAGGAGATTGTCTCGTTTCTTCTGCAGAGAGGGTCTAGAGGTGATTTTGGAGATGGTGACGGCGCACCGCATGAAATCCTGAATCGTCTTTTCCCGGACGAAGGGGGTGAGTTCAGATGGCATCGACTGGCAGCTCTCTCCGCGCTGAGAAGATCTGTAACGTGCATAATCGGTGGTCCCGGCACCGGGAAGACAACGGCTGTCGCCGGGATCATGGCACTCCTGGTTGAGTGTTCAGGGGATTGCGGCATGAGGATAGCGCTGACTGCGCCAACCGGTAAAGCGGTTATGAGGCTTCAGGAGTCAATTGCCAAATCTCTCAGTCTGCTCGACAGTCCGAGTCATTTTCGATCCCGGATCCCGGTCAGGGCGACCACAATCCACCGGCTGCTGGGAGTGATCAGAGATGCCCCGAATTTCAGATATCATGGTGATAACCGATTGCCCTATGACCTGGTAGTGGTCGATGAAGCGTCAATGGTCGATTTACCTCTGATGGCGAAACTGGTCCGTGCCCTTCCGGAGCAATGCAGGCTTGTTCTCCTGGGTGACCGGGATCAGTTGTCTTCTGTTGAGCCGGGAGCGGTTTTTGGTGATATCTGCTGCCGCTCGATGATGAACTGTTTTTCAAGGAGCTTTATTTCGGAGGCCACGATTCTGGCAAAAACTGATGATCTTGATCTTTCGGGACAGGAAAAAGGCGGTCTTGCCGATTCTCTGGTGGGGCTCCGGAGAGGATTTCGATTTGCGGCGGAGAGTGGTGTCGGCAGGTTGGCCAGAGCGGTAAATGTTGGGAACGGTGATGAAGTGTTGCGGCTGGCACATGACGAAGAGTGTCCCGAGATTATCTGGCGCGAGTGTACGAACCCCGACCAGATTGAATCGTTGCTGCGAGAAATTCTTCGGGAAATCTGGTGGAATACTTCGGAACAGTCTCTCCCCGGAGAACTCCTGGCATCTCTGGGGAAGTTCCAGATTTTATGCGCCTTGCGAAACGGCCCGTTTGGTGTCGCCGGGATTAACGCTTTTGTCAGGAAGAGCGTTGTGGGAAATCTGACCCTTTCCGGGAAGATGAACTATCATCAGGCGCAGCCGATAATGGTCAGCAGAAATGATTATCAGCTCGAGCTGTTTAACGGCGATACCGGAGTGGTGGCGCGAGACCCCGGGCACCATGAACACTTGAGAGCTTTCTTCCGGGCATCAGAGGGAGTAAGGTCGGTCAGTTTGCTGAGTCTTCCACCGCACGAAAGTTGTTACGCAATGACCGTTCACAAGAGTCAGGGGTCCGAGTTCGATCGGGTGATTCTGGTTATGCCTGACAAGAAGTCTCCTGTTTTGACCAGGGAGCTGGTTTATACAGCGGTCAGCAGGGCCAGGGAAAAGATTGAAATCTGGGGGAGTGAAGATGTCCTGAGGGTGGCTCTTGACGCTGTTACATCCCGGAGGGGGGGATTGCAGGAGAAACTGTGGGGGGATGATTGCGCTCGATAA
- a CDS encoding acetyl-CoA carboxylase biotin carboxylase subunit, giving the protein MKKKILVANRGEIAIRIIRAIQELGHTAVAVYETPDNNALHIRIADEAVWLGNGPRCDYLSIEKIIKACKKARVDAVHPGYGFLAENAGFARACEENGIIFIGPSSEVISKLGNKVEARRIMAEANIPMVPGTQNLKPGAEGVEEAVAFGAKYGYPVMLKATAGGGGRGIRRVENEAQLREEVKIARSEAKAAFNDDSVYMEKVVVTPKHIEVQILADAKGNTVHLGSRDCSIQRRNQKLVEIAPALLKDQDLVERICNTAVTAAKAANYFNAGTVEFLVDKDMNFYFMEINTRIQVEHTVTEMVTGIDIVRTQIKLALGKDLSFSQKDVRMRGFAIEMRINAEDPQNNFMPEGGKTVSVYRSPGGYGVRLDGFVYQGYTIPEVYDSLLVKLTVFGFSWNETVDRLRRCLKNYVIVGPKTTIPFYLNLVNDPQFKKGDFDTSFLEVNSHLMDYEEFESEVNKMAGLIAEIHHEQENIYAI; this is encoded by the coding sequence TTGAAAAAGAAAATACTTGTGGCAAACCGGGGCGAAATTGCCATCCGCATAATCCGTGCAATTCAGGAGTTAGGGCATACTGCAGTCGCGGTATACGAAACGCCTGACAATAATGCCCTCCATATAAGAATAGCCGATGAAGCGGTCTGGCTTGGGAATGGGCCACGGTGTGATTATCTGAGTATTGAGAAAATTATCAAGGCCTGCAAAAAGGCCCGGGTCGATGCGGTTCATCCCGGCTATGGATTTCTTGCTGAAAATGCAGGATTCGCCAGAGCCTGTGAGGAGAACGGGATTATTTTCATTGGTCCATCCTCCGAAGTGATCAGTAAACTCGGCAATAAAGTTGAAGCCCGCCGGATTATGGCTGAAGCAAACATCCCGATGGTTCCCGGTACCCAGAACCTTAAGCCCGGCGCCGAGGGTGTGGAAGAAGCGGTGGCTTTCGGTGCCAAGTACGGATATCCGGTAATGTTGAAGGCCACGGCTGGTGGCGGTGGCAGGGGGATTCGCCGGGTCGAGAATGAAGCCCAGCTTCGTGAAGAAGTGAAGATTGCACGGTCGGAGGCCAAAGCGGCGTTCAACGACGATTCCGTTTATATGGAAAAGGTGGTTGTTACCCCCAAGCATATCGAAGTGCAGATTCTGGCCGATGCAAAAGGAAACACCGTTCATCTTGGTTCCCGCGACTGTTCGATCCAGCGGCGCAACCAGAAACTTGTTGAGATTGCCCCGGCCCTTCTGAAGGACCAGGATCTTGTTGAAAGGATCTGCAACACGGCGGTTACTGCAGCCAAAGCCGCGAACTACTTCAACGCCGGAACGGTTGAATTCCTGGTTGATAAGGACATGAATTTTTATTTCATGGAGATCAATACCAGAATCCAGGTTGAGCACACGGTAACCGAGATGGTGACGGGAATTGACATCGTCAGGACCCAGATCAAACTTGCTCTCGGGAAAGATCTTTCCTTCAGTCAGAAGGACGTGAGGATGAGGGGGTTTGCCATCGAAATGAGGATCAATGCCGAGGATCCCCAGAATAATTTCATGCCGGAAGGCGGCAAAACCGTTTCCGTGTATCGTTCTCCCGGTGGTTACGGGGTGCGGCTGGATGGTTTTGTCTATCAGGGATACACCATTCCGGAAGTGTATGACTCTCTGCTGGTCAAATTGACGGTGTTCGGCTTCAGCTGGAATGAAACTGTCGACCGTCTGCGCCGTTGCCTCAAGAACTATGTGATAGTGGGGCCGAAAACCACCATTCCCTTCTACCTGAACCTGGTGAACGATCCCCAGTTCAAGAAGGGTGATTTTGATACCTCCTTTCTGGAAGTCAATTCCCATCTCATGGATTACGAGGAGTTTGAATCCGAGGTGAACAAGATGGCAGGTCTGATCGCCGAAATTCATCACGAGCAGGAAAATATTTACGCAATTTGA
- a CDS encoding pyruvate carboxylase produces the protein MDRIVTGMSITEVLKIMKGTDRYFITNTARDLSQSDFKNRILLHTDLLAAEAREKANYFSLEITGGASVHVDILRKQVDPFLKLELLREKMPHTMFQTLCRGVNLFGYRPYPQNVIRLTVREFAKYVDVWRVFDFMNHIPNMLAVFEEVQKAGKILEPCICFSTGPEHTDAFYVRKVGEILDVTGEEILLCIKNHGGLGTPKRIGELVAAIKDKYPDIVIHYHGHNTDGNDLGRIMAAVRNGAKIVDAADHAFTGYYGPPPILSVIQGLKDMGYETAGVDEGAVIETSEVLRGEREHYEYFESQFKGFSPTVQIHKLPGGAMGSSFEQAVKGGFLDKMPEILHDELPKVQVDLGNYWSVTPGSQILWTTAVNNVLGGDRYGNPTGDLKNVLLGKYGPFPFYQPADWIYEKVFGPEWKKILEEEGGIEDIEDMDIEKERATLTKRLGYAPTEQQLVTYLQHPNDAVDFFKFEEKYGRTYVLPPSIFLRRGGFKLGETLEFRDHDGKEHVIEIGPKEKSEDGEWNVYLNVDHHERVYLFQEKTVGDGAPKEAKLSKEEIVDLAKAGDLRAPFNANVSEISVEVGQVVAVGDRLAILEAMKMQTPVESEVAGKVEKISMELGQSLKLGDKMIKIAVAGE, from the coding sequence ATGGATAGAATTGTAACCGGTATGAGTATTACCGAGGTGTTAAAGATCATGAAGGGCACGGACAGGTATTTTATTACCAACACGGCCCGCGATCTTTCCCAGTCTGATTTCAAGAACCGAATATTGCTGCACACCGATCTGCTTGCCGCGGAAGCAAGGGAGAAGGCGAATTATTTTTCGCTGGAAATCACCGGCGGTGCTTCCGTACATGTCGATATTCTGCGCAAACAGGTTGATCCTTTCCTGAAGCTTGAGCTGCTTCGGGAAAAGATGCCGCACACCATGTTCCAGACCCTGTGCCGGGGAGTCAATCTTTTCGGTTATCGCCCCTATCCGCAAAATGTGATCAGGCTGACGGTCAGGGAATTTGCCAAATATGTCGATGTGTGGCGGGTGTTTGATTTCATGAACCATATCCCCAATATGCTCGCAGTTTTTGAGGAGGTTCAGAAAGCCGGCAAGATCCTGGAACCCTGTATCTGTTTTTCCACCGGACCGGAACATACTGATGCGTTTTATGTCAGAAAGGTCGGCGAAATTCTTGATGTCACCGGGGAGGAGATCCTGCTCTGTATCAAGAATCACGGCGGTCTCGGCACCCCGAAAAGAATCGGTGAGCTGGTGGCGGCCATCAAGGATAAATATCCGGATATCGTGATTCATTATCATGGCCATAATACCGACGGCAACGATCTGGGCCGGATCATGGCAGCGGTCCGGAACGGCGCAAAAATTGTTGATGCCGCGGACCACGCCTTCACCGGCTACTATGGCCCCCCGCCCATCCTGAGCGTCATCCAGGGATTGAAGGATATGGGGTATGAGACGGCGGGGGTTGATGAAGGGGCCGTGATTGAGACCTCCGAGGTGCTCCGAGGTGAGAGGGAGCATTACGAGTATTTTGAGTCGCAGTTCAAAGGTTTTTCGCCGACTGTCCAGATTCACAAGCTGCCGGGCGGCGCCATGGGCAGCAGTTTCGAACAGGCGGTGAAGGGCGGTTTCCTCGATAAAATGCCGGAAATTCTCCATGATGAACTGCCGAAAGTCCAGGTCGATCTCGGCAATTACTGGAGTGTGACCCCCGGTTCCCAGATCCTCTGGACCACCGCAGTCAACAATGTTCTCGGTGGGGACCGTTATGGAAATCCCACCGGTGATCTGAAAAACGTGCTCCTGGGAAAATACGGGCCGTTCCCGTTCTACCAGCCGGCTGATTGGATTTACGAGAAGGTTTTCGGTCCGGAGTGGAAGAAGATCCTGGAAGAGGAAGGCGGGATTGAAGATATTGAAGATATGGACATCGAAAAGGAGAGGGCAACCCTGACCAAGCGTCTCGGGTATGCTCCCACCGAACAGCAGCTGGTGACCTATCTGCAGCACCCGAACGATGCGGTTGATTTCTTCAAATTCGAAGAGAAATACGGGCGCACTTATGTTTTGCCCCCGTCAATTTTTCTGCGCCGGGGTGGATTTAAACTTGGCGAGACCCTTGAATTCAGAGATCATGACGGCAAGGAACATGTGATTGAAATCGGTCCCAAGGAAAAGAGTGAAGATGGCGAATGGAACGTGTATCTGAATGTTGATCACCATGAGCGGGTCTATCTCTTTCAGGAAAAAACCGTTGGCGACGGTGCCCCCAAGGAAGCAAAGCTCTCCAAAGAGGAGATTGTCGACCTGGCAAAGGCCGGTGATTTACGGGCTCCCTTCAATGCCAATGTAAGCGAGATCAGTGTTGAGGTCGGCCAGGTGGTTGCGGTGGGGGATCGGCTGGCGATCCTTGAGGCGATGAAAATGCAGACCCCGGTGGAGAGTGAAGTGGCCGGCAAGGTCGAAAAAATATCAATGGAACTCGGCCAGAGCCTGAAGCTTGGCGACAAAATGATCAAGATCGCGGTTGCTGGGGAGTGA
- a CDS encoding glycogen-binding domain-containing protein, translating into MTAATNKKASPKTAAKKSVAKSTPSTEFAVFAPDAREIFLVGDFVDWNIGKHKMKKSKTGHWTKKVQLKPGRYEYLFVIDGNWQCDPENNNRQANPFGSENSVLVVS; encoded by the coding sequence ATGACTGCAGCAACCAATAAAAAAGCAAGCCCCAAAACGGCGGCAAAAAAATCTGTCGCTAAAAGCACACCATCAACCGAGTTTGCGGTTTTTGCGCCGGACGCCCGGGAGATATTTCTGGTGGGAGATTTTGTCGACTGGAATATCGGGAAGCACAAAATGAAGAAATCCAAAACCGGACACTGGACGAAAAAGGTGCAACTGAAACCCGGTCGATACGAATACCTTTTCGTGATTGACGGCAACTGGCAGTGCGACCCGGAGAACAACAACCGTCAGGCCAACCCCTTCGGCTCTGAAAATTCGGTATTGGTCGTCTCCTGA
- a CDS encoding DNA-binding protein: protein MDYRQGKTGRVFCIRFDEGDDFLQELTAIIKTENIRQGWFQVIGGLRQAEVVTGPKEPVMPPEPVWATVEGARETLGTGTIFWDGEEPKIHLHAAMGHHGDTLTACVRKGTKVYLVLEVILTEIVGINGDRPWYEKGGFNRLTFY, encoded by the coding sequence GTGGATTACCGACAGGGAAAAACCGGACGGGTCTTCTGTATCCGTTTCGACGAGGGTGACGACTTCCTGCAGGAACTCACCGCAATCATCAAAACTGAAAATATCCGCCAGGGCTGGTTCCAGGTGATCGGCGGGTTGCGCCAGGCGGAGGTGGTCACCGGCCCGAAAGAGCCGGTGATGCCGCCGGAGCCGGTCTGGGCGACTGTCGAAGGCGCCAGGGAGACCCTCGGCACCGGCACAATTTTCTGGGATGGCGAGGAACCGAAAATCCATCTTCACGCAGCCATGGGCCACCACGGTGACACCCTCACTGCCTGTGTCAGAAAGGGAACAAAGGTATACCTTGTGCTCGAAGTCATACTGACGGAAATCGTGGGCATAAATGGTGACCGACCCTGGTATGAGAAAGGTGGGTTCAACAGGTTGACATTTTATTGA
- a CDS encoding DUF615 domain-containing protein, with protein sequence MDHYVSRSEKKRQAKDIEKISHELAELPASDLARLPCDDFLKEEIKLVRKLKGGSRKRQIKHIAKELRQQPVEEILSFLAEQKGSSLQTDLAFHGLEKLRDDLLGAAIDEYNAYQEKPGYFYMDRDVPILHHVIEMFPDLDVETIVRSVENFAVTRKPKLSREVFRILKAAAERKKYSEQGAI encoded by the coding sequence ATGGACCATTACGTCAGCCGCTCCGAAAAAAAACGTCAGGCCAAGGACATCGAGAAGATCAGTCACGAACTTGCCGAACTCCCCGCTTCGGACCTGGCCAGATTGCCATGCGATGATTTCCTGAAAGAAGAGATCAAACTTGTCCGGAAGCTGAAAGGCGGTTCCCGGAAACGACAGATCAAACATATTGCCAAGGAATTGCGGCAGCAGCCGGTGGAAGAGATCCTCTCCTTTCTTGCCGAACAGAAAGGCTCGAGCCTCCAGACGGACCTGGCCTTCCATGGCCTGGAAAAACTGCGCGATGATCTGCTGGGCGCCGCCATTGATGAGTACAACGCCTACCAGGAAAAACCAGGCTACTTTTATATGGACCGGGATGTCCCGATCCTGCACCATGTCATCGAAATGTTCCCGGACCTTGATGTCGAGACCATTGTCCGGTCGGTGGAAAACTTTGCGGTGACCAGAAAACCGAAACTGTCACGGGAGGTCTTTAGAATTCTGAAGGCAGCCGCCGAAAGAAAAAAATATTCCGAACAGGGAGCGATCTGA
- a CDS encoding iron-containing alcohol dehydrogenase: MTANIFTITQPTRITFGAGAVNTLAEMIKAEGGTKVFLVVDPGVKKAGLLEKITAPLQKAKMAFEIFDKIDPEPGLKLADNGCKLAKKAGCDCVVGVGGGSAMDVAKAVSILLTNGGKAVDYLGLGKIGKPGVPKIMVPTTAGTGAEVTFTAVFINEATKSKGGMNGDPLYPNAALLDPELTVSMPPSVTATTGIDAFTHAIEAYLSTQAHPISDMYALEAIDLISQNLPLAYAHGGNLAARSAMLLGSLLGGKALATAGVGLVHAMAYPLGGMFGIPHGLANAVLLPYVVEYNLIGNPGKYAAVAEVMGYDTSDLSPREAAGLVVEAIYNLNRDVGIPGSLADLGIPVDKIPEMADIALTVTRPVENNPRKPTRDEVIQVYQNAMVGWE; the protein is encoded by the coding sequence ATGACTGCAAATATTTTCACGATTACCCAGCCCACCCGGATCACTTTTGGCGCCGGGGCTGTCAATACCCTTGCCGAGATGATCAAAGCCGAGGGCGGCACCAAGGTTTTCCTGGTCGTCGATCCCGGAGTAAAAAAAGCGGGGCTGTTGGAAAAAATTACCGCCCCGCTGCAGAAAGCGAAAATGGCGTTTGAGATCTTTGACAAGATTGATCCGGAACCTGGGCTGAAATTGGCCGACAATGGTTGCAAGCTTGCCAAGAAGGCCGGTTGTGACTGCGTGGTAGGCGTTGGCGGCGGGTCGGCCATGGATGTTGCCAAGGCGGTGAGTATCCTGCTCACCAACGGCGGCAAGGCGGTCGACTATCTGGGGCTGGGCAAGATCGGCAAACCCGGGGTGCCGAAGATCATGGTTCCGACCACGGCCGGAACCGGCGCCGAGGTGACTTTTACGGCGGTTTTTATCAATGAGGCGACAAAATCCAAGGGCGGGATGAATGGTGATCCATTGTATCCCAATGCCGCACTCCTTGATCCGGAACTCACCGTTTCGATGCCGCCCTCCGTCACCGCCACCACCGGAATCGACGCCTTCACCCACGCCATCGAGGCGTATCTCTCCACCCAGGCGCACCCGATCTCAGATATGTATGCTCTCGAAGCCATTGACCTGATCAGCCAGAATCTTCCCCTTGCCTATGCCCATGGCGGCAATCTCGCTGCCCGTTCGGCGATGCTTCTCGGCAGTCTTCTCGGGGGCAAGGCCCTTGCCACGGCAGGGGTCGGACTGGTCCATGCGATGGCCTATCCGTTGGGCGGGATGTTCGGCATCCCGCACGGTCTGGCCAACGCCGTTCTTCTTCCCTATGTGGTTGAATACAACCTGATCGGCAATCCCGGAAAATATGCCGCAGTTGCCGAAGTGATGGGATATGACACCTCCGACCTTTCTCCCAGGGAAGCAGCCGGGCTGGTTGTTGAGGCGATTTACAACCTGAATCGCGATGTCGGTATCCCGGGCAGCCTTGCCGATCTCGGGATTCCGGTCGACAAGATTCCGGAGATGGCCGATATTGCCCTCACCGTCACCAGACCGGTAGAGAACAACCCCCGCAAACCGACCAGGGATGAGGTGATTCAGGTGTATCAGAATGCGATGGTCGGCTGGGAATAA
- a CDS encoding DegT/DnrJ/EryC1/StrS family aminotransferase, translating into MPGFEVFGAEEKKEIMEVLDTGVLFRYEFPEQRKGVYKVREFEEKFAAYCGAKYAQAVTSGTVALKVALAVLGVGPGDEVITQSFTFVATWEAILDIGAVPVFAEVDETLNMDPADLEKKITGKTKAIIPVHMMGGQARIEEIVAIGDKHGIPVIEDTAQAAGAKLNGKGLGTFGKLGTFSFDAVKTMTTGEGGMVITDDEDLWRKMSEYHDHGHDHVQNPGGRGGEGRSFVGFNYRMMELQGAIGLAQLAKLDSMIAAQKVHKKKLQEAAAKIPGVTFRRYLDEKGENSTFFSFFLPDGAKARAVNEVLKAEGCGAVYFAANTWHYYPKWEHLLGGSTLTESGWPFVSHGKRRVIYDKDALPASAAVMDRLLVFQVPIKLSGERLAQMCAALKKAGGAV; encoded by the coding sequence ATGCCCGGCTTTGAAGTGTTTGGTGCAGAGGAAAAGAAAGAGATCATGGAGGTGCTGGATACCGGGGTGCTTTTTCGCTACGAGTTTCCGGAACAGCGCAAAGGGGTTTACAAGGTCAGGGAGTTTGAGGAGAAGTTCGCCGCCTATTGCGGGGCGAAATATGCCCAGGCGGTTACTTCCGGCACCGTGGCCCTGAAGGTTGCCCTGGCGGTCCTGGGGGTCGGGCCGGGGGATGAGGTCATCACCCAGAGCTTTACCTTTGTTGCAACCTGGGAGGCCATTCTTGATATCGGCGCGGTGCCGGTATTCGCCGAGGTTGACGAGACCCTGAACATGGACCCGGCCGACCTTGAGAAGAAGATCACCGGGAAGACCAAGGCGATCATCCCGGTCCATATGATGGGCGGCCAGGCGAGGATCGAAGAGATCGTGGCCATCGGTGACAAACACGGGATCCCGGTGATCGAAGACACCGCCCAGGCTGCCGGGGCGAAACTGAACGGCAAGGGGCTCGGCACGTTCGGCAAGCTTGGGACCTTCTCCTTTGACGCGGTCAAGACCATGACCACCGGCGAAGGAGGAATGGTGATCACTGATGATGAAGATCTCTGGCGGAAGATGAGCGAATACCACGATCATGGCCATGACCACGTCCAGAACCCGGGAGGCCGCGGGGGAGAAGGGCGGAGTTTTGTCGGCTTCAACTACCGGATGATGGAACTGCAGGGGGCGATCGGTCTGGCCCAGCTGGCCAAGCTTGACAGCATGATCGCCGCGCAGAAGGTGCATAAGAAGAAACTGCAAGAGGCGGCGGCAAAGATCCCGGGAGTGACCTTCAGAAGATATCTTGATGAGAAAGGCGAAAATTCCACCTTCTTTTCATTCTTTCTGCCCGATGGCGCCAAGGCGAGGGCGGTAAACGAGGTGTTGAAAGCGGAAGGATGCGGCGCCGTCTATTTTGCCGCCAATACCTGGCACTACTATCCGAAATGGGAACATCTCCTGGGTGGTTCCACCCTCACCGAATCCGGCTGGCCCTTTGTCAGTCACGGCAAACGGCGGGTGATTTACGACAAGGATGCCCTGCCTGCTTCAGCAGCAGTCATGGATCGGCTCCTGGTCTTCCAGGTGCCGATCAAACTCTCCGGAGAACGACTCGCCCAGATGTGCGCGGCCTTGAAAAAGGCGGGGGGCGCTGTGTGA
- a CDS encoding class I SAM-dependent methyltransferase: MPVTINNEIAVAPATDLQATEAKNLATELGLQMTSLDNTSYPLLLVKTGERLELRRTGAGKTGPVYVDFTGGRADHRRREGGGKKQTIARAVGIKGQYLPTVLDATAGLGRDAFVLACLGCRVTMCEQNPVLGALLKDGLARAANNSQLSAIINKNMFFQHGDSLEIMSRISQENRPEVVYLDPMFPHRTKSALVKKEMQVIQQLVGEDLISDQLLTLALNTATRRVAVKRPASAPPLNGRRPDLTYETKKNRFDVYLIH, encoded by the coding sequence ATGCCTGTAACAATCAACAACGAAATAGCCGTCGCCCCGGCAACCGATCTGCAGGCCACGGAAGCTAAAAATCTGGCAACAGAACTGGGGCTGCAAATGACCTCCCTCGATAACACATCATACCCCCTGCTGCTGGTGAAAACCGGAGAACGACTGGAACTACGCCGAACCGGAGCTGGAAAAACCGGCCCGGTGTATGTTGATTTTACCGGCGGCAGAGCCGACCACCGACGGCGCGAGGGCGGAGGGAAAAAGCAGACAATCGCCCGGGCCGTCGGGATCAAAGGTCAATATCTGCCGACCGTACTTGATGCAACTGCCGGACTTGGTCGTGACGCGTTTGTTCTCGCCTGTCTGGGGTGCAGGGTGACGATGTGTGAACAGAATCCGGTGCTTGGTGCGCTACTGAAAGACGGATTGGCCCGCGCCGCAAACAACTCGCAACTATCTGCAATCATTAATAAGAATATGTTTTTCCAGCATGGCGACAGCCTGGAGATCATGAGCAGGATCAGCCAGGAAAACCGCCCTGAGGTGGTCTATCTCGACCCGATGTTTCCCCATCGCACCAAGAGCGCGCTGGTCAAAAAAGAGATGCAGGTTATCCAGCAGCTTGTTGGCGAAGATCTTATCAGCGACCAGCTCCTGACCCTGGCCTTGAACACCGCTACCCGGCGGGTGGCTGTCAAACGTCCCGCATCTGCTCCGCCATTGAATGGCAGAAGACCCGATCTGACATACGAAACAAAAAAAAACCGCTTTGATGTCTATCTGATCCACTGA
- the kdsB gene encoding 3-deoxy-manno-octulosonate cytidylyltransferase, which translates to MDPTHKSEPKVVAIIPARYHSNRFEGKPLADILGKPMIQHVYERARAVALIDQVAVATDDARIAACVKGFGGEVVMTSNAHVSGTDRLAEAATILGINEQDVVVNIQGDQPLFAHEVVEQVARPLLEDPALPMSTLIYKIIREEEITDPNHVKTVFDRNGMALYFSRSPIPHQRNPEDVEKPTYYKHLGFYGYRKSFLHTFVGLPEGEWERFEKLEQLRALEYGYRIKVVLTEHDSVEVDTPKDLERVKELFVAIRS; encoded by the coding sequence ATGGATCCGACCCATAAATCAGAACCGAAGGTTGTGGCGATCATCCCCGCCCGCTATCATTCCAACCGCTTCGAAGGAAAGCCGCTGGCGGATATCCTGGGCAAACCGATGATCCAGCATGTCTATGAACGGGCGCGAGCGGTGGCACTCATCGATCAGGTGGCGGTGGCCACCGACGATGCGCGGATCGCCGCCTGTGTGAAGGGTTTCGGCGGAGAGGTGGTGATGACCAGTAACGCCCATGTTTCCGGGACCGATCGCCTTGCCGAGGCGGCAACCATTCTCGGCATCAACGAGCAGGACGTGGTCGTCAACATTCAGGGCGACCAGCCCCTCTTCGCCCATGAAGTGGTGGAACAGGTCGCCCGGCCCCTCCTGGAAGACCCCGCCCTGCCGATGTCCACCCTGATCTACAAGATCATCCGCGAGGAAGAGATCACCGATCCGAACCATGTGAAAACCGTTTTCGACCGGAACGGCATGGCGCTCTATTTTTCCAGGTCGCCCATTCCTCACCAGCGAAATCCTGAAGATGTCGAGAAGCCCACCTATTACAAGCATCTTGGATTTTACGGCTACCGGAAGAGTTTCCTGCACACCTTTGTCGGTCTGCCGGAAGGGGAGTGGGAGCGGTTTGAGAAACTTGAACAGCTGCGCGCCCTTGAATACGGCTATCGGATCAAAGTGGTCCTCACCGAGCATGATTCGGTTGAGGTTGATACCCCGAAAGACCTGGAAAGGGTCAAAGAACTTTTCGTGGCAATCAGGTCATGA